One stretch of Amycolatopsis sp. NBC_00345 DNA includes these proteins:
- a CDS encoding SDR family NAD(P)-dependent oxidoreductase has protein sequence MSVWLITGISRGLGRSLALAALHRGHTVVGTTRTGATDLDVPGRRLHVLPLELTDPGQTRSIATRARELAGGLDVVVNNAGYGLLGAVEEATAEQAAHVFDVNFFGPMRIIQAVLPHLRAQGHGHLVNIASIAALDPRAGSGLYAAAKAALVAVSEALAEELGPLGIGVTAVEPGSFRTEFLTPESVRRTSSPIDDYAATSGLSVSHLDTINGHQPGDPDRAAQIILDAVSGDRPPEHLVLGADALDRTRANVHRLLDDLNTWETASVSTAFSTHR, from the coding sequence GTGTCCGTCTGGCTCATCACCGGCATCTCGCGCGGCTTGGGACGTTCCCTCGCCCTCGCCGCGCTCCACCGCGGCCACACCGTGGTCGGCACCACGCGCACCGGCGCCACCGACCTCGACGTTCCGGGGAGACGTCTGCACGTGCTCCCACTGGAACTCACCGACCCCGGCCAGACGCGGTCCATCGCGACCCGCGCCCGAGAGTTGGCGGGCGGACTCGACGTCGTGGTCAACAACGCCGGCTACGGCCTGCTCGGGGCCGTCGAGGAAGCCACCGCCGAACAGGCTGCCCACGTGTTCGACGTCAACTTCTTCGGTCCGATGCGCATCATCCAGGCGGTACTGCCGCACCTGCGCGCGCAAGGGCACGGGCACCTGGTGAACATCGCCTCCATCGCGGCGCTGGACCCGCGGGCCGGATCAGGCCTCTACGCCGCGGCCAAAGCCGCCCTGGTCGCCGTTTCCGAAGCCCTGGCCGAGGAACTGGGCCCCCTCGGCATCGGCGTCACCGCGGTCGAGCCGGGCTCGTTCCGCACCGAGTTCCTCACGCCCGAATCCGTCCGGCGCACCTCGTCTCCCATCGACGATTACGCCGCCACCAGCGGTTTGTCCGTCTCCCACCTGGACACCATCAACGGCCACCAGCCGGGCGACCCCGATCGCGCGGCCCAGATCATCCTTGATGCCGTCAGCGGCGACCGGCCGCCGGAGCACCTCGTGCTCGGTGCTGACGCTCTCGACCGGACTCGGGCCAACGTCCACCGTCTACTCGACGACCTCAACACCTGGGAGACCGCCTCGGTCAGCACCGCCTTTTCGACCCACAGGTGA